Within the Vespa crabro chromosome 5, iyVesCrab1.2, whole genome shotgun sequence genome, the region AGCGCACCGATCTACACGGAAAGCTGGTTGCGCAGCTTCCTAAGTTACGTATCGCGAAACGAAGACTACCTAAATGTTACCATCAAAGACGAGGGTAACTTTGTCAAGGCGTTAAAAGAGATATGGTTATATTCGACTAGTACCTTTTCCCTCGATGTTAAATTTGACGATAACGACGAGCACATTGTCGCAAGTAGATTTTTGATACAAGCTGTGAACGTAAGCGGTACGAATcaggagaaagagatggtAAAGGAATTACGAAAGATATGCAAGGATTCATCATTAAACGCTAGCGTATTCCATCcgtatttcgtatttttcgaTCAATTCGAATTGGTAAGGCCTACGAGTATACAATGCATGATATTTGGCGCATTGGTAATGATGCTTATCAGTTTTATCTTCATACCAAATGTATTGTGTTGCCTTTGGGTGGCATTTTGTATCGTCTCGATCGAATTGGGGGTCGCCGGTTACATGGCCCTATGGAACGTTAATCTCGATAGCATTTCTATGATAAATCTGATAATGTGCATTGGATTCAGCGTTGATTTCACGGCTCACATATgttacgcttatatgagctcGAAGAAAGTCACGCCCGAGGATAGGGTTAAAGAAAGTTTGTACAGTTTGGGTTTACCGATTGTACAAGGTGCCGCATCAACTATATTAGGCTTGGTTGCATTATTATTAGccggtacatatatattcttggTATTCTTCAAAATGGTATTTTTGGTTATATTCATTGGTGCCATGCACGGTCTGTTTTTATTGCCagtattattgtcgatatttggTCCAGGTTCCTGTACAAGTTCCAATAGTAATGACGATCAAGAAAACGACGTTGAAAGGGTAAAGAGAAATGTTATAATGGAGAAAGAATTgatcgataaacttaaacAACCTTTCGTTATACCTCATCCGACTTTGTCCTACTATCATCACACAGGCATGATAAAATCTCTTCAACCGAGTCCGTCCACAAGTTTGGCGGCATTCGAGGAACGCGATCCTGGATTAGGTACTAGCGAGGATAGCAATTCAACTGAGAGTGGTTCCTCGCAAAGTAGAAGACGTCAGCGTGAATTGGACGAGGAAAAGCGGAAACATCAACAAGAGCTTTCTAGAAGATCTATTGGCGTACTTTACGGTGTATCACAGTTTCAACCTGCTATAGGGGCTGGCGGATctataggaggaggaggaggaggaggaggaggaggaggaaatcAACAAACGCAACCCGTTCCCGATTATCCAGGCGCGATAAAACAAGATCATCATTCACCAAGGGATACTCGTTCTACGGATCAACGTATATTCCGTACAGTACCGTATCTAGGACCGCATTTGGGATACCGTGTGCCCAATCAAATTCACAGGGACTATAGACGTAGCCGATCTCATCATAATCTTCATAATCTTCATAATACATCCTCGAGGTATTTAACGGATCCACGTTATCCATAAgcctgaaataaaataatattaattatttgatatcatTATGTGTGTGGGATTGGAAGAtgatatgtatagatataagaGAGGAAGCTGGCCGGGCTtgtggttggttggttggttagtTACTTGGTTGGGAAGAGGTGGTGGGGAGAGGACAGTGAGGAAGGTAAAAGTATAAAATCCTCCCGTTTAATAcgtaaaaatacatttaatacgTAAAAAGAGGTGGGATTCGATCCGGTCGTTGACTTTCCTCGATCCTCAGTCGTCATACAACTTTTCTTTGCTAGTGAGAGGTAACGCTCTCGGAGAATTGCATCCGTTCGAGGATTTGCAAAGACGAAAGTGGCCTTCCTGAATAAGACTACGTtcggaagagaaggaaaaagagagagagagagagagagagagagagagagaaataaagagggtgagagaggagaggatCGTTATCGCTATCGAATGACGATTGGTCCGACGTGACTTCCTCTAAAgagacttctttttttatatatatatatatatatgtatgtatatgtatatgtatatgtatatgtatatgtatatgtatatttatatgtatatgtatatgtatatgtatgtatgtatttaaatgcCCCTCAGGTGCGATATATCGTGTATATGacgatgattatgattatgattatgattatgattattattatggtagcttgtcgataaaataatattctaatagtaatattgatttttaaaaatgagagagagagagagagagagagagagagagagaatgtgcgtatatatgtgtgcatgtgAGTGGCGCGTGTAACGAATTATAGTGGATGTTCGTTTGGTAAGACGATTTTTacatagtttcttttttattttttcttttttttttttattattattattatacaaatatcatcacattattttcactatatatatatatatatatatatatatatatatatatatatatattttatatatatatattgaagaaaaattttggaATTGATTtttcgaagagaaataaaaatcttttcaagagatcattttgaaaagtactcgacaattattttcttttattttttcctttgttttttcttgaactttttttctcttttttcttttcttttctgtttctctgtttttttttcgtttcttctttttttctttttttttttctcggatCGTACAACGATATGGAACTCAAGTCGAAAATTCGTTTTTTATCTACTTATATATTTGcgacattaaagaaaaatattgtagtttattattattcttctttttctttttttcttttcttttttcttcttctattttttgttttttttttctttttttttttctttattcctgtCTCTCTATTGAACCAATAAGAACTCTCAGACGAATGATAACGAGATAACCGTAAGGAGatcgatcatttatattattgattagatctttacgattaaaaagaagaagaaataaaacaaacaggaaaaaaaaaagaaacaaacagaaaaaagtTGGATATTAAGACAAAATTTGGTATTAAGATTAAGAGTAAAAGAGTAGCGAAGagggaatgaaagagaagaaggagaaggtggaggaggggGATGGGAAGATGGAGGGGaaggattaattaataaaaggacGAATCTCTTGAAAAGTCTTTCGTCTTTTTCACTTTGTGCCTTGGATACGGGGACGTCGTACGCAGTAGTGATTTTCTAAAAACCTTTTAccgaaaaagtaaaaaatttcattaaatcctCCCGTCCTTTAGCAGGGacgctaatattattattttattcattattttaatgagaCACGCAGGGTAGGTAAGTCAGTCCAAAAGTTTCTAAGTGACTACGAAAGGGATGATGATCAAGTGAAAACTTCTTCGTGAGATTATACGGGGactggttttttcttttttcatttcccatttcattctttttttcattttttatttttctttttttttttttttttttacgcgtgtacctcctctcttttcttcttttttctttcttcttttcttcttttctttttctttttttcttgttttcttttcttcttgcgCAGATCGCAAAAAAAAGGGTCCTAAAAGCCGAACTTCGCGTGACGAGTTAGATCccaaagaataaagaaaagagagagagagagagagagagaaagagaaaaaaaatcagtcAAAAACATTCTCACGCGAGAAAGACCAATCGATTCTCGATGGTAACTATCGACTAGGAACTTTTGTTCTGTTCGTtctgtaaaaaatttttaatctgcGAAACGGGGATTTGCGTgatgtatatgtaaaatatatatattgctgtgtgtgtgtatgtgtgtgtgtgtgcgcgcgtgtgtgtgtgttagcaaaaaaaaaagaaaaaaggaaagaagatgaaggaaagagcaaaaaggaaagaaaatagaaaaaagtgcaaggaacttctttttctttttccttttatttttttttctttttcttcttttttttcttttgtctttttattttcctttcttataaataacaaagaagAATACAAAAGATTTGACGATATGAAAACGTACAAGTGACTTTTTCTAACGCATTCCTTCACAAATGATATCATATTGATTCTTTAAACATAAGGTTTGCCTTTTTCCGTCtgataaattgtatattatctGTCAGACAATGAGtttaatttatacaatttgtcaatttttatataaaaaaatttttttcaagatgtacgaacgaaaaaaaggagaaacgaaaaTCACGCCGCATTTATGTAAgatgagagacagagagagagagagagagagagagagagagagagagagagagagagagagagagaacgaatatAACGTTAGATGATCTATCAAAATATGTGTGGGTGTGAGTATGCTCCAAATGATTAAAGGTCgacacatattatttttattattattattatttttttttttctttttatttttattattattatttttattattattattattattattattattattattattattattattattattattattattattattattattattattattattattgaaaaaatcatgaaatacACAAAAGTTTTACTTAAAAACtgattctttttcaattataaatacatatcgtattcattaattttctatctctcacgTTTAtctgcatacatatatatatatatatatatatatatatacccttttatttattaagtataaataattaatacaaatattgttCGTTGATATACGATCAGAAtagatcgattaatttttaatttctattataatttatcaaatttttttattacatatatttttcatataaatgatcgattaatgttattcgaaaaatttcattttataatactcAACGAGTcgtatatattagatttttttaattggttaatattttattagttaaaatattgctgtttatcttttaaactttatcattattttatggtatataaaatataattaaagcaATATCGTCAACTGTTTCCGTAGTGTAGTGGTTATCACGTGTGCTTCACACGCACAAGGTCCCCGGTTCGATCCCGGGCGGAAACAAagtgatgttttttttttcctattttttttttgagtcgatttttctcttatattttcatatttcctatggtattatttttttcctttaaaaatttattacgaaaaaaaatattttttcttaatgacatttttaataataaaatataaaatctgtttatatatacatatatatgtatatatacatatatatatatatatatatcttttgagAACAGCGATAGAGACGGTAGCTCTATCTTTGAATGTCTCGTGaagattattttctatcgctACAGCAACTTTCGAATATATAGGAATCTGTTTTATCGACGCaaatataaactttataaaaataaaacttttcaatgaaatattataatatgaaattgaatatattaattctgatattaataatcattcttcattatcattttcaataaACAGCAAATTCATACGTAGTGtgaatcaatcaatcaatattGCTTgcatcgtaaaatatttttattgtaaacaaGGCAAACAATCGTCAAACTAATCGATGATATTTTGTTTGCTTATCAATCGAATTATTCGATAATTGATATTCATATGCACGTTTCATACTTTCGAATGTATCTAacattattcttgtaattctgATATTTACCGATAACGGCACTACGATCTAATTCTTGTCGGTAATACAAACtgcaaaaaattaaataggaAATTACGTACGTATTTGAATGAATTAACAAAAGATGGCGCCGGTGAGACCGATTGAATTTAATTCAGTAGTCGTTTTGTATTCGTTGACTTTTTATACGTTTTACcgcctttttattatatcgtcgATTATTCGTTCTACTTTCAAGTGaaatttatagttttattagAATTGAGGAAGTTCGAGAATATCATAAGATAAGTAGCATAAAGATAccattagtatttttatattcacgtTTGCTTTCGAAATGTTTTTCAACTAATTGCTTACAAACACGTGCCTCtttcgtattatattatcgaggaaattttttttccgctcatctcgttataatacttatcctgtgcatatatatatatatatatatatatatatgtgtttgtgtatacatatatatccatatcaAACGTTCACTGAACTGCTCATTAAAAATACTTGACTAATATCGTATCCCGTGTATGTGCCAATTATTTCACGTTCGTCGTTGCCAGACACTTTCGAGGTTAGCAATTTAATATGACATTTTAGAGGTTagctaaaatatttattaaagatatacaataattaattatgacgtagacaataataatacatagtaATAGCGATCAaaatacacgcacatatagacgcacgtatatatatatatatatgcatgtgtatgtataaatggGCATATGTCGACAGTATCGGTCTAcgtgttattataaaaaaaaacgatcaataatttgatatcgataaattattcaatgaaaaaccattcgaaataatcgatatgtttttatttatctttacgaTATCATATATTTAGATCGAATTTCGAAATGTgattaacattcttttttatgtttttttttttttttttaaagcacATATTTGCCTTCAATTTTGCCGCCATTTTCATGGAAatgtattaacaaatttaagtGGTAACCCACTTGAATAACCGAACGTCCTTCGTTCTCTAAAGCGTTTCGAGAGTAGTCCTCGAAAATGTTGCCATCGATAAATCTCGAACGTTAATTACTCGAGATTGAATTTCACGAATACAACGATAACGATCCTGGTGAAACAACCGagttctatctttctcaatttttcttcgttttatacctcgttttcttcttcctttaacTATACTCTAATACT harbors:
- the LOC124424229 gene encoding patched domain-containing protein 3 isoform X2; this translates as MFNPVTWDAHLFPVFFGGSVISEDLTIESVPSVQLAYFITVDNPRQDAIGAAWEEAFLNIVGEAEDSGIFKHISTARFASRTLELELEANTKTIVPYFSSTFAVMGIFSVVTCMMTDWVRSKPWLGLLGNVSAGMATVAAFGLCMYLGVDFIGLNLAAPFLMIGIGIDDTFVMLAAWRRTCITKPVPERMAQTLSEAAVSITITSLTDMISFFIGILSPFPSVQIFCIYSGFAVVFTFLFHLTFFSGCVAISGYCEQKNLHSVVCCKVQPLSKSSHRSWLYRLFCTGGVDPDDPKNPIDNPEHGCMTWFRDYLAAALNCRPVKAIIIFIFICYLLGALYGLTTLQEGLDRRKLSKEDSYSIAFYDREDFYFREFPYRIQVVVSGEYDYSDPEIQQQMENLTRSLEASSYISAPIYTESWLRSFLSYVSRNEDYLNVTIKDEGNFVKALKEIWLYSTSTFSLDVKFDDNDEHIVASRFLIQAVNVSGTNQEKEMVKELRKICKDSSLNASVFHPYFVFFDQFELVRPTSIQCMIFGALVMMLISFIFIPNVLCCLWVAFCIVSIELGVAGYMALWNVNLDSISMINLIMCIGFSVDFTAHICYAYMSSKKVTPEDRVKESLYSLGLPIVQGAASTILGLVALLLAGTYIFLVFFKMVFLVIFIGAMHGLFLLPVLLSIFGPGSCTSSNSNDDQENDVERVKRNVIMEKELIDKLKQPFVIPHPTLSYYHHTGMIKSLQPSPSTSLAAFEERDPGLGTSEDSNSTESGSSQSRRRQRELDEEKRKHQQELSRRSIGVLYGVSQFQPAIGAGGSIGGGGGGGGGGGNQQTQPVPDYPGAIKQDHHSPRDTRSTDQRIFRTVPYLGPHLGYRVPNQIHRDYRRSRSHHNLHNLHNTSSRCTNEKKEKRKSRRIYVR